From Candidatus Cybelea sp., a single genomic window includes:
- a CDS encoding DNA-processing protein DprA produces the protein MARRWAAELGRAGCCIVSGLALGIDAAAHEGALDARAPTVGVIGGGHRRFFPGRNLELAERMLAAGGAVLSPYPPGEPARPGQFLQRNGIVAALSDAVLVVEAPERSGALNTAGWAAGRIPV, from the coding sequence GTGGCTCGGCGTTGGGCGGCCGAGCTGGGTCGTGCGGGCTGCTGCATCGTCTCCGGATTGGCGCTTGGAATCGACGCTGCCGCGCACGAAGGAGCCTTGGACGCGAGGGCTCCGACGGTCGGCGTCATCGGCGGCGGGCACCGCCGTTTCTTTCCAGGGCGTAACCTGGAACTCGCCGAGCGGATGCTGGCTGCGGGCGGCGCGGTTCTCTCGCCCTATCCGCCCGGCGAACCGGCCCGGCCGGGTCAGTTTTTGCAGCGTAACGGCATCGTCGCCGCGCTCAGCGACGCGGTCCTCGTGGTCGAAGCCCCCGAGCGCAGCGGCGCCCTAAACACCGCCGGCTGGGCCGCCGGGCGGATACCCGT